Genomic segment of Tachysurus fulvidraco isolate hzauxx_2018 chromosome 22, HZAU_PFXX_2.0, whole genome shotgun sequence:
ttttttttatcttatggGCAAAGCACAGGGGTGTCAAGTTCCCTCCATCTGTATCTGAGTTGCAGGCAGATGGTCTGGATAATTATTTGATGCCTGAGGAAGACAGACATGCCGACTACCACATGACGAGACGTTACGATGGAATTAAAAGGCCCTGGAGCTGGCTGCAGGGGAGGGACACGCTACGTAGGAGACGAGACCTACAGATTAGCACGTGACTGTCGTCATGAGAGAAAGGACGGAGCGTTTCTTTGACATTGGAGAAAGTTTTTCTCTGAGTCGTGCTCGAATATTGCCTTCAAACTCCtattaaataaaacttaatcTGTGTCAGCGAGGTGGAAAAACTACGTCATGAGGCTACCTAAACATTCTGCTTATCTGCAACCTCCGACATCCCACAGAGCTGCGTCTCACAAACGACTCGTGAGTCGTTCTCTTTAAATGACTCCTTAAAAAGTGAAGCATTTTTGAAAGACTTATAATGTCAAAAATAAGGATGGAATCTTTAGTGGTTCATTTGATTATTAAAGTTTCTACAGAAGAACAACTGAAGAACTCTTAACAGGTTCTCAATTTAAAGTTACAACATTCGTTATTGGTCTCTATGTAGAACCTTCAAGATTTTCCAATGTGGAACAACCAAGGAACCTTTGAGGTTTCTTGAAACTTGTTTTTCATGGTGTACTTTTAGGGGTTCTTTAATGGTTCACTGGTTATGACATGGATATTTTTTGGACACTGAAGATATATTAACACTTTAATGCACCGattctgggggggggggggggggtcacaaGATAATTAAGGGTTCTTAGCTTCCAAAGAGAGTTGGTTCTATCGGAACCTTTTCTGTTTTTCGAGGTTCTACAGGAGATTTAATCTAAGGGTCTCCAGAGAAACCCATTGAAACTTTATTTGGTTCTAAATTTATAGAACCTATAAGAGTTTCTGAtgagaaaaaacaaaggaaCCTTTAAGGTTTCTAGAAACCGGTTTtccattttttacttttatggaTTCTTTAATGGCTCACTAGATAATTAAGGGTTCCGAAGAGGGTTCTATTAGAAACCTTAATGTTTTTTAGGGCTCTCCATAGAATCATTTCCACAGAGAAACAACCAATGCTCTCTTAAGAGTTCTTAATTTaatagaaatgtattaaattgttttaaatgtttttttaaataattttttaaaacgtTAGGATTTTGTTGGaactttttgttatttttaaagctgTACATAGAATCTTTAAGAGTTTACAAAGAGGGACATCCAGGTAAATTGATATTTCTTAATTTAAcagaaatatattcattcattcattcattttctaccgcttatccgaacttctcgggtcacggggagcctgtgcctatctcaggcgtcatcgggcatcgaggcaggatacaccctggacggagtgccaacccatcacagggcacacacacactctcattcactcacacactcacacactacggacaattttccagagatgccaatcaacctaccatgcatgtctttggaccgggggaggaaaccggagtacccggaggaaacccccgaggcacggggagaacatgcaaactccacacacacaaggcggaggagggaatcgaacccccaaccctggaggtgtgagtcgaacgtgctaaccactaagccaccgtgtcccccggaAAACAGTGTTAGTAATTATAATTTtgtatagaaaaatattcaattattattaaaagttaaTGCTAATGTATTTTTTAGAGATGATCTTATTAGTCATTTAGTCTTGAGAAATGATTAACTGTGTATCTCTGATACTGACGGAGAGATCGGTGATGAAAACGATGTAGCTGATATCGTCCTGTCAGTGAGATATCGTTTATGAGCTCTAGTAGTCTGAGGGTAATATCAGAGCTCATCGCTTACCGGATCGAGTGTTCGGGCTTTATTCCGcatcatccatctatccatatcCTATATAACACAAGAGCAAGCGTTCAGCATCTGATAAATAAAGCTGGTTAATTAAATCCTCCAGTCAACTGTCCAGGATTTGCATCGattcagcttttattttaattagtcgTACCGTATTAAACGTAGGTGGCGACCGTGACGAAGGTGACAAAACAGACATTATCATTTTCCGCATTGCCTGTTTGAAGATAATTACACCGCTGTGAGCCCTCCAGTTTATAGAGCCTGTGACTGCATGACTGCCATGTTGTAATTGCTCCAAAACTCCAGCTCTGTTTGCACTTCAAAGGAAgcgtctgttaaaaaaaaaacaacaaaaaaccaacACAGCGGTCACGAACGAGCGAAAGACGTCAGATCTTTGATTTTCCATGAAGggacagggatttttttttggatactAAAACTTTATTAACCCTTTAATGCACCAATATGGGGGTGGAGGGGGTGGAGCCCCAATGTTCTATTGGAACCTTTTCTGTTTTTCGAGGTTCTACATTAGGATCTTATCCCCTTTTCAGTCTCCAAAGAAACCCATAGGAACCTTTATTGGttctaaatgtataaattgtaggagtttgttttttatgttatacTTCTATGGGGTTTTTTAAGGGTTCGTCGTATATGAAGGTTTGTTTTTAAGCTTCCAGGTAAAGTTTTAGTCTGAAACCAAATCACTTCACTGTAGGGTTCGTTAAGAGTTTCTGAAAAGGAAGAAACGAGCTGAACGTGTATTAAATGATGCTCCTTTATGTGTTCTTTAGGGTTCTACATAGAATCGTCCGAAGAGGAACATCCAAGGAACCCTGAAGGTTCTTTACTTTACTAAAAGCGCACTGTACTGACTAGCTAACTTGATTCTAAAAGATAATTAAAAATTCTTAGCTTCAGACTGAACATTCAATGGTTCTCCATTTAGTGCGAGTGCACTTTTAAGGGGTTCCTTAAAGCcctattttctatatttttcatatttcatatttttcgCTAGTCAGTTTTATTAGCGAGAAACTCATATCGTGTGACAATAATAACTGCATTAATATCAGATCTACAGTAGGTTCTAGTTGAATTCTCTTGCTCTGTAACGTCTTTTTTATTCACACTTAAACTTtcacactatttttatttttaacatcttatccgggggacacggtggcttagtgagtagcctcacacctccaaggtttggtgttcgattcccacctccgccttgtgtgtgtgtggagtttgcatgttctcctcgtgcctcgggggtttcctccgggtactccggtttcctcccccggtccaaagacatgcatggtaggttgattggcatctctggaaaattgtccgtagtgtgtgagtgtgtgagtgattgagagtgtgtgtgtgccctgtgatgggttggcactccgtccagggtgtatcctgcttcgatgcccgatgacgcctgagataggcacaggatccccgtgacccgagaagttcggataagcggtagaaaatgaatgaatgaatgagtgaatgaatgaatgaatgaatcttatCCACGCTAGCTGTATGcgctgtatatactgtatgctgatTAGCGTGACACACACTTAAGCGATCGTTCAGCACACTTCACCACAAGACAGCTAAGTGCTAACATTCTGCATTTTTTACAAAAGGAAGATGATAATTTAAGGTGTTGTTTCTCTTACAAACAACAGCTTCCTAGCTTACCTTCCTAAAAAGTAAAGAACGTTCTCATCACAGCACTTTCTGGTCGTTTCGAGAAACCATTAAGGATTTCTGTAGAGACAACGCAGTGAGAAAGACCGTGAAACTCCATCAGCCCAGAAAGCTGCTCTTCACAAACATCTGATTCACGAATCGTTCTTTTTGAAACGACTCTTTTGAAATGAATTGATTCGAAAAGCCTGAACGAATCCTTCAGGGTTTTCTTTAGTGCTTCGTTCGATTATAAAGGGTTTTCCGTGCAACCTTTcttactgaacacacagtgtTTTACGGTTCTGCTTGGGACTTATACTATGTTAAAGAAACATCTAATGATTTTTTAAGGGTTCTAAAGGAACCAACCTGCTTTCCATATAGTGCACTCAGatcttgccccttttccaccaaggcagtttgagtgctggttcagagcctaatttacaaccagttctttctttttatacacCCAAAGAACCGGGAAAAGTgcttcttaagtagcaccaaaacgttgctggtctagactttagaaccgcttgtgtcaggggctgtgggaggggttactgtgaccaacaagacaaaagaaaacGTCGTTAgtgccatttttaaatcattttaaatcaggattcgccgcttttggatgccaatgtagtaaagcaacatccaccattgtcggtgtcgtgtttgtgtttgctgctgctgcgctaacattgCTGTATAAGGTTGTCTACAGTGACGtaagacttggctctgtgatggctcgctagcccatggaaaggcaaaccggttcttattAGAAagctcgccagtggaaccaacttcgaaccagcacccggttctttctggtggaaagggggcattTAAGGGCTCTTTAAGGGTTCTTATCTATCGAAAATGTTCTAAACAGAACCTTTACAGATTTAGCAGGTGGTTTTCTCCAGCGTACTGTTTAGTTCCtagctactgatcagaagggtTCGTCTCACAACCACgtaaaaatatttaactgtATATTATCGATAATAAACTGAGTATAACGTTAAACCGAGTTTATTTATCGGGACCGTTTCCTTTAGAGGTTAAGTGACTGTATGCTTATTTTGCTTTGCGcaaaaagtatttgcccccttTAATCAATCCATTCGTGAAAATACTTTCTACCAATGAAGGATTTCGAGTAATACTTTGTGCAAATCAACAAAAACAGGCAGTAGTCTGTAATTATATCGATTTAGAGGGACCTGTATGACGGTTGGACCTGACAAACCGGCAACCCTGGAACTAAAATCATGGCTAAATGACGTGTGGCGACGTGTAAACGTGACATCTGGGaaaagtttttttccccctgcaacTTTTTACAAGTCCTCCGTAAACAGGACTAAAAGACTACAATGAAATGTCAGCATGGTGCTAATAGGAGGTGGCAACTTCCCGAGCTCGAGGCTCAACACACCGCATCACCTGCAGAGACCGAATTAATGCAAACGATCCTGCACATTTTCCGCTGCAGCATCATCGATACGCTCGAGCTTCCGTATAttcagagatttaaaaaaacaacaacacaaaaataaaccacTAAGTGCTTTTCAGTCGTTTATAAGAGTCTGGATTTATTCCCAGATCAGAAAGTCGTTAATACTCCTGGGTTTTACTAAAAGCACATTTCAGCTCACTGCAATTTTCTTCTTATTCattaaagggtttttttttggcaggaAAAACCTTGGACAAAAACATCTTGTTCCTGATTGAAGATATTTGGAGTATTTATTCTTACACAACCAccagatttattttaaacaccacGTATCGTGTACAGACCATCAGGTTTCTggagtctgattggtcagaaggtgttttctagaacagcagctccgACAAACCACCGGCTCGTATCGATGTACtcgttgctatagcaacagctcatccGTTCGTATCAGTGCTAAAAACGGACGGGGGAGTTTTTCCATCTTTTGTCTCACGGgcggacaaaaaaaaagttctggtGTGTGTTGCGgtgcactcactcactgaacTGCCAGGAAACTCATTTGCGCCACCTAGTGCACATCCGGTGCACATGTGTCAGGATATAAACGTGTGCACCCTGTATAAAGAGCTCACCGGCAAGGTTCCAACTTACATCGCTTTATTTCTTCACTTCCTCCACAAACACCAGACGTTAATTCTCATCATCGTCCCACAAGGTCGAGCCACCGCCTGGAAAAATCCTCTTCGAAGAGAAACACGACGCaccacaacaatgacaacagaGTTGTTCTTTAttacaatccaaaaaaaaaaaaaaaaccccaaagaaaACCAAAGTTAATTTAGCACAATGAGATCACACGTCATGCCTCATATCTGACCGAGCGCATGCAGGATTTTAAACAGCAAATAAACGTTGATtaaagtgttgtgtgtatttacacTCCGTCTTCATGCACGACACGTCAGGGAGCgtctcacatacagtactctTTCATACAATAAAACCCTGTTCATCACCTGTTCCTTCGTCTGCCGATTGGTTatgattgaaaaaataaaataaaatcatcaccCATCACATTAGAATAATTATAACGGCTTACAAACAGAATGGTTTAAAAGAAACAGTTGAGCAAAAAAACATCAGCAGAGTGACGTGGTGAAGTAACAGACCACACACCCGGGGTCGAGCTGTCGGACAATAATCGACGACGTGGTGTTGTGATGAAGCGGAGTTACTGTTACAAAGctctggcactggagactccttccataaatgttaaataaagcaTCATGTAGTTACGTGCACGTGTATGTGTACAAGTGCCTacccctgtgaatgagctgttaccatggaaacattATATGGTGATGTTAGGCCAGGTTAATAATTATTATGCTGTTAGagcttctggccaatcagaatcgagaattcgTAAGTGGGTGTCAATATATTCGCAGGTGGACGAAATGAGATCACAGAGTTCTTTTTGCAGATGAAGATGATTGTGTACCTTACATTGAACCGTCCCTTTAACTGACCGAACTGTGGAGGTTCGATGACACGCACATGACAGCGGCGTGTAAATTATTGTGAAGCAAAAAGTTCCAGTCGTGACATTATTAGGGAAACATGAACGCCTAGTGCCACTGCTTCCCCCCGATTGGGACAGGTTTGTGCTCCTGAGAGACAGGCTTCCTTAAATCGGGAGATATTTAAAGTCGAGTGTCAGACTCATAGGTCTGTGGTGTTATATTATTAAGATGTAATATCTGTATGCAGCTACATGTCCTGTTCTTTAGGGATGCATCGATACTGAAACGTATAAACGTATCCAATGTACCAGTGATCATGAAAGTGCGTGTTTGATGTGGAGATAAATAAAGAAGACCACCACGCGCTGAGAGCCCTTCCTATACCCGTCGAATGTGACTCCTAGAGAAGTTAAATGCTAAACACGCCACGCAGCCGCAGTCACGCGCGGTCCTGCTGAAGCTGACGTATCTGCGTGTCCAACACTGGTTCTGTTCGTTCGGTCCGTGTTTCCCGAGTCATCAGTTTTTGTTCTCTCCCCAGGCCGGCAGCTTTTTCACCACGGCGTCGTGGTCGATGCCGACCGTAGCGAGCACGCCGCCTGGGTTCTTCTCCGAGCCGGAATAGTCGATCTCCTCCCCGCTCAGCGTGGTCATGTGACCACTCAGTGCATTTAGAATGGCGTTTCCTGCGCAGATGTCCCACTTCTTGATGTAGGTCACGTGGATGTACATGTCTGCCTTCTCGTAATCGTCGTCCGAGACGTCCAGCAGAGTGAGGACCTTGTATCCTgggaggagacagagagaagtgaagagagagagagaaaaaaatcaatgacaggtgatttattgtttattaatgtgttaaagTCGTTACTACAGAatatcacaacacactgatATGGCTCTACAGACttcctgcagagagagagagagagagagagagagagagagagagagagaaatgtgtgtgtgtataaatgcaacAGTGCAGCACCTGCGCCCCCTGCTGGTATGATCTCTGTGTCGTTCCCGAATGCCTGCTGAATAAAGCCTTTCACTTTACCCGCGTGTGAGCGAGACACTATGACCTTGGGATTTTGAGAGTTGTAGGAGTCTCGCAGTGCCACGTTCGCTCCTCCACCCACCATCGCCCACGCTGAGAGACAAACAACAGAGAAGAACAAGATGGAGGAAGTGTTTACacgtgtgactgactgagtttaCTGGTcagtaactaacacacacacacacacgcaaatacACATGcacgaatacacacacaaaaaaacccacatgcCCTcaaatagacacacagacacaaacaataaGACACACAAATAGACAAATAGAAACACGCAAATCCACACCTGTGAAGTCGGTGAAAGGTTTATGGATCACACCTACAACAGGTTTCCCgtccacagccacacacaccatGGTCGTGACGTACTTCCTCAGGTTTTCTGGAGGAACAAGGATGAATTCTAACAGCAGCCTTTTTAAGCAGCTCTATGATCCTAAAGTCAAATAATAAAGACTTAAAATTC
This window contains:
- the bpnt2 gene encoding inositol monophosphatase 3 — its product is MAPMGIRLSPLGVAVFCLLGLGLLYHLYSGVLTSRLAAFRQRKTVDLRDLLALSIEAAVQGGWEVKRIRMEDTLEEKSKGKTKEGASEKFTMGDLNSHRKMYYLIRNTYPYIQVNSEEHDNSEGEATVWTRNIPEEVESKIPEGKVVPAESVTVWIDPLDATQEYTENLRKYVTTMVCVAVDGKPVVGVIHKPFTDFTAWAMVGGGANVALRDSYNSQNPKVIVSRSHAGKVKGFIQQAFGNDTEIIPAGGAGYKVLTLLDVSDDDYEKADMYIHVTYIKKWDICAGNAILNALSGHMTTLSGEEIDYSGSEKNPGGVLATVGIDHDAVVKKLPAWGENKN